A part of Candidatus Woesearchaeota archaeon genomic DNA contains:
- a CDS encoding cysteine desulfurase family protein encodes MESIERIYLDYAATSPIDPAVLESMLPFLKSKFGNSASLHSYGQEAYSALEESRKTIADALHAKPREIIFSSSATESNNLALKGVALANREKGRHIIISSVEHDCVINSAKWLEKMGFSVTKVPADKFGMISANEVKKAIRDDTILVSVMHANNEIGTINPIAEIGRACREKGIYFHTDASQSFGKIPINVEKMNIDLLTASSHKMYGPKGAALLYVREGIN; translated from the coding sequence ATGGAAAGTATTGAAAGAATTTACTTGGATTATGCCGCAACTTCTCCGATAGACCCTGCTGTGCTTGAATCAATGCTGCCTTTCCTGAAATCAAAATTTGGAAATTCAGCGTCTCTGCACTCCTACGGGCAGGAGGCGTATTCTGCGCTTGAGGAAAGCAGGAAAACAATTGCAGATGCCCTCCATGCAAAGCCAAGGGAGATAATATTCAGTTCCTCTGCAACAGAGAGCAACAATCTTGCATTGAAGGGAGTTGCGCTTGCCAACAGGGAAAAGGGAAGGCACATAATAATCTCCTCTGTTGAGCATGACTGCGTGATAAACAGCGCAAAATGGCTTGAAAAAATGGGATTCTCTGTGACAAAGGTTCCTGCAGACAAGTTTGGGATGATAAGCGCGAATGAGGTAAAAAAGGCAATAAGAGATGACACAATACTTGTATCAGTGATGCATGCCAACAACGAGATAGGCACGATAAACCCAATTGCAGAAATCGGAAGGGCATGCAGGGAAAAGGGAATTTATTTTCACACAGATGCAAGCCAGAGCTTCGGGAAGATTCCAATCAATGTTGAAAAAATGAATATAGACCTGCTGACAGCATCATCCCACAAGATGTACGGCCCCAAGGGCGCTGCCCTTCTCTATGTCAGAGAGGGAATAAATAT
- a CDS encoding transcriptional regulator has translation MKIPCELIVWHVLPPVRRELAKSMVNDLGLTQRAAAANLGITEAAVSQYIKSKRGQYMKFSPEITSEIRKAARQISQSKDEILVIEKICSLCHMIKSKGMLCRYHSAEDGKKKDCRFCMG, from the coding sequence ATGAAGATTCCTTGCGAATTGATTGTCTGGCATGTGCTTCCGCCAGTAAGAAGGGAGCTTGCAAAAAGCATGGTTAATGACTTGGGCCTTACCCAAAGGGCTGCTGCGGCAAATCTTGGGATAACTGAGGCTGCAGTATCCCAGTATATCAAGTCAAAGAGGGGGCAGTACATGAAATTCAGCCCGGAAATTACCTCTGAGATAAGGAAGGCTGCCAGGCAGATTTCACAATCAAAGGATGAGATTTTGGTTATTGAAAAGATTTGCTCACTTTGCCACATGATAAAGTCAAAGGGCATGCTATGCAGGTATCACAGCGCAGAAGATGGAAAGAAGAAAGACTGCAGATTCTGCATGGGATGA